A single genomic interval of Streptomyces graminofaciens harbors:
- a CDS encoding alpha/beta fold hydrolase, whose amino-acid sequence MSRPPTFTPPPGARAHRLHTPRGEFAVIEAGAAVKGTALLIPGFTGSKEDFIALHVPLAAAGYRTIAVDGRGQYESPGPRDDESAYAQDELALDLLAQAHAVSEGGGPLHLLGHSLGGQISRIAVLRDASPFASLTLMSSGPAQISPSQQERVKLLRDALTVMGMEEVWEAIQALEPPEETATGALDEGLDDSADLRRRWLATSPAQLIATGRQLCAEPDRIAELAAVGLPCHVLSGDHDDTWPVSVLDDMAVRLRAHRTVVREADHSPNTDQPEATAQALIAFWDGVDSRNGVRDGR is encoded by the coding sequence ATGAGCCGTCCGCCCACCTTCACCCCACCCCCCGGCGCCCGCGCCCACCGCCTCCACACCCCGCGCGGCGAGTTCGCCGTGATCGAGGCGGGCGCGGCGGTGAAGGGAACCGCTCTGCTCATCCCCGGCTTCACCGGCAGCAAGGAGGACTTCATCGCCCTCCACGTACCGCTCGCCGCCGCCGGCTACCGCACGATCGCCGTGGACGGCCGCGGACAGTACGAGTCCCCGGGCCCGAGGGACGACGAATCGGCCTACGCCCAGGACGAGTTGGCCCTGGACCTCCTCGCCCAGGCCCACGCCGTGAGCGAGGGCGGCGGCCCACTCCACCTCCTCGGCCACTCCCTCGGCGGCCAGATCTCCCGCATCGCCGTACTCCGCGACGCCTCCCCCTTCGCCTCCCTGACCCTCATGTCCTCGGGCCCCGCCCAGATCTCGCCCTCCCAGCAGGAGCGCGTGAAGTTGCTGCGCGACGCCCTCACCGTCATGGGCATGGAAGAGGTGTGGGAAGCCATCCAGGCCCTGGAACCCCCGGAGGAGACCGCGACTGGCGCCCTCGACGAGGGCCTGGACGACAGCGCCGACCTCCGCCGCCGCTGGCTCGCCACCAGCCCGGCCCAGCTGATCGCCACCGGCCGCCAGCTCTGCGCCGAACCCGACCGCATCGCCGAACTGGCCGCCGTCGGCCTGCCCTGCCACGTCCTGTCCGGCGACCACGACGACACCTGGCCGGTCTCCGTCCTCGACGACATGGCCGTACGACTGCGCGCCCACCGCACGGTGGTCCGCGAGGCCGACCACTCACCCAACACGGACCAGCCGGAGGCGACGGCACAGGCCCTCATCGCCTTCTGGGACGGCGTGGACAGCAGGAACGGCGTGCGGGACGGCCGCTAG
- a CDS encoding NYN domain-containing protein — protein sequence MNDDLAALGARIDRTNELLQRMLAEVAKTPSTHAIFVDAGYLYAAVGRLVAGTEDRRSFDLDAEGLIEALIDRARTIFADSRLLRVYWYDGARRRIHTAEQQAIAELPDVKVRLGNLNANNQQKGVDSLIRTDLESLARHRAISDAALIGGDEDLVSAVEAAQGYGARVHLWGIEAPEGRNQAEPLLWEVDSQRTFDLDFFKPYVSRRAAVTYEASAGARPTREEVRFVGAQIAAKWLASRGREALGELLQGHPYLPGSVDQDLLVEAEGLLQYSMRGQADLRRALRDGFWEHLRAQF from the coding sequence ATGAATGACGACCTAGCGGCGCTCGGCGCCCGCATCGACCGTACGAACGAGCTGCTCCAGCGCATGCTCGCCGAGGTGGCGAAGACGCCCTCGACGCATGCGATCTTCGTGGACGCCGGATATCTGTACGCGGCCGTGGGGCGGCTCGTCGCCGGGACGGAGGACCGGCGGTCGTTCGACCTCGATGCGGAGGGGCTCATCGAGGCGCTGATCGACAGGGCGCGCACGATCTTCGCGGACAGCCGGCTGCTGCGCGTGTACTGGTACGACGGGGCGCGGCGTCGCATCCACACGGCGGAGCAGCAGGCGATCGCCGAACTGCCGGACGTGAAGGTCCGCCTCGGCAATCTGAACGCCAACAACCAGCAGAAGGGCGTCGACTCCCTCATCCGCACCGATCTGGAGTCGCTGGCCCGGCATCGCGCGATCAGCGACGCGGCCCTGATCGGCGGCGACGAGGACCTGGTGTCGGCGGTCGAGGCCGCGCAGGGCTACGGGGCACGGGTCCATCTGTGGGGCATCGAGGCACCCGAGGGGCGCAACCAGGCCGAGCCGCTGCTCTGGGAGGTCGACAGTCAGCGGACCTTCGACCTCGACTTCTTCAAGCCGTATGTGTCACGCCGGGCCGCCGTCACATACGAGGCCTCGGCGGGTGCCCGGCCCACGCGCGAGGAGGTTCGTTTCGTGGGCGCGCAGATCGCCGCGAAGTGGCTGGCGTCGCGGGGCCGGGAGGCGCTGGGGGAACTGCTGCAGGGGCATCCGTACCTGCCCGGCTCGGTGGACCAGGACCTGCTCGTCGAGGCGGAGGGGCTGTTGCAGTACTCGATGCGCGGGCAGGCGGATCTGCGGCGGGCGTTGCGGGACGGGTTCTGGGAGCATCTGCGGGCGCAGTTCTAG
- a CDS encoding DUF6758 family protein, translated as MRGEPSCPKCGGRVRAPGLFADSWQCDVHGTVHPLQPVIPPSVEALSVVVHRAKVPVWMPWPLPVGWLFTGAAFAGDDRSGGRATAVACSGPGPLGGMGELLLIAEELGVGLGARYAGVDGPDPGPYLSVEKPPQAKVLAAGRPTPLWHLSGTPDDRAVFAGEALGMWLWAIVWPEQTGLLMYDELVLTDLRDAGAEVELLPCGALSPRILEP; from the coding sequence ATGAGGGGCGAACCCAGTTGCCCGAAGTGTGGTGGCCGGGTCAGGGCTCCCGGACTCTTTGCCGACTCCTGGCAGTGTGATGTGCATGGGACGGTGCATCCGCTGCAGCCCGTGATCCCGCCCAGCGTCGAGGCCCTCAGTGTCGTGGTGCATCGCGCCAAGGTGCCCGTGTGGATGCCGTGGCCGCTGCCCGTGGGGTGGCTGTTCACGGGCGCGGCCTTCGCCGGGGACGACCGCAGCGGTGGCCGCGCCACCGCCGTGGCCTGCTCCGGCCCGGGGCCGCTCGGTGGGATGGGCGAGCTCCTGCTCATCGCCGAGGAGCTCGGCGTCGGTCTCGGCGCGCGGTACGCCGGTGTCGACGGCCCCGACCCCGGGCCGTATCTGAGCGTCGAGAAACCACCCCAGGCCAAGGTCCTGGCCGCCGGCCGCCCGACGCCTCTGTGGCACCTCTCCGGCACACCCGACGACCGTGCGGTGTTCGCCGGGGAAGCGCTCGGGATGTGGCTGTGGGCGATCGTCTGGCCCGAGCAGACGGGGTTGCTGATGTACGACGAGCTGGTGCTGACGGATCTGCGGGACGCCGGGGCGGAGGTGGAGTTGCTGCCTTGTGGGGCGCTTTCGCCGCGGATCCTGGAACCGTAG
- a CDS encoding magnesium and cobalt transport protein CorA produces MSMIHNLRAVVRPSRPSRLSLRKDGGVYDTTRPAEATTAVVDCAVYRDGVRVTAERNLTPHEAIRQVRRDGGFVWIGLHEPSEAEFSGIAAEFGLHPLAVEDAVHAHQRPKLERYDDTLFTVFKTIHYVEHDELTATSEVVESGEVMCFTGRDFFITVRHGGQGSLRALRHRLQDDPELLSKGPSAVLHAIADHVVDGYVAVADAVQDDIDEVETEVFSPGRKGTPRGTDAGRIYQLKREVLEFKRAVLPLVRPMQLLSERPMRLVDPDIQKYFRDVADHLARVQEQVVGFDELLNSILQANLAQASVAQNEDMRKITSWAAIIAVPTMVCGVYGMNFKYMPETQWKFGYPVVLGVTIALCLGIHRTLKRNGWL; encoded by the coding sequence ATGTCGATGATCCACAACCTCCGTGCCGTGGTCCGTCCCTCCCGACCCTCGCGCCTGTCGCTGCGCAAGGACGGGGGCGTGTACGACACGACGCGTCCGGCGGAGGCGACCACGGCCGTCGTGGACTGCGCCGTCTACCGCGACGGCGTGCGCGTCACAGCCGAGCGGAACCTCACCCCGCACGAGGCGATCCGTCAGGTGCGCCGCGACGGCGGGTTCGTGTGGATCGGTCTGCACGAGCCGTCGGAGGCCGAATTCTCCGGTATCGCGGCCGAGTTCGGGCTGCACCCGCTGGCCGTGGAGGACGCGGTGCACGCGCACCAGCGCCCCAAGCTGGAGCGGTACGACGACACCCTCTTCACGGTCTTCAAGACCATCCACTACGTGGAGCACGACGAACTGACCGCCACCAGCGAGGTGGTCGAGTCCGGCGAGGTCATGTGCTTCACCGGGCGGGACTTCTTCATCACCGTCCGGCACGGCGGCCAGGGCTCGCTGCGGGCACTGCGTCACCGACTGCAGGACGACCCGGAGTTGCTCTCCAAGGGCCCCTCGGCCGTGCTGCACGCCATCGCCGACCACGTCGTCGACGGATATGTGGCGGTCGCGGACGCGGTGCAGGACGACATCGACGAGGTGGAGACGGAGGTGTTCTCGCCGGGCCGCAAGGGCACGCCGCGCGGCACGGACGCCGGCCGGATCTACCAACTCAAGCGTGAGGTCCTGGAGTTCAAGCGCGCGGTACTGCCGCTGGTGCGGCCCATGCAGCTGCTGAGCGAGCGGCCGATGCGGCTGGTCGACCCGGACATCCAGAAGTACTTCCGTGACGTGGCCGACCACCTCGCCCGGGTCCAGGAGCAGGTCGTCGGCTTCGACGAACTCCTCAACTCGATCCTCCAGGCGAACCTGGCGCAGGCCTCCGTCGCACAGAACGAGGACATGCGGAAGATCACGTCCTGGGCGGCCATCATCGCCGTACCGACGATGGTGTGCGGCGTGTACGGCATGAACTTCAAGTACATGCCGGAGACGCAGTGGAAGTTCGGGTACCCGGTGGTCCTGGGCGTCACCATCGCCCTCTGCCTGGGCATCCACCGCACGCTCAAGCGCAATGGGTGGCTCTGA
- a CDS encoding MarC family protein: MFDVAVFGSLFLTLFVIMDPPGITPIFLGLTAGRPARTQKRMAFQAVCVAGGVIAVFGLLGHQILDYLHVSVPALMIAGGLLLLLIALDLLTGKTDEPTQTKDVNVALVPLGMPLLAGPGAIVSVILAVQKADSMATQVSVWVAILAIHVVLWLTMRYSLLIIRLIKDGGVVLVTRLAGMMLSAIAVQQIINGITQVVQGA, from the coding sequence GTGTTCGATGTCGCCGTCTTCGGCTCGCTCTTTCTCACCCTCTTCGTGATCATGGACCCGCCCGGGATCACCCCGATCTTCCTGGGTCTCACTGCCGGCCGTCCGGCCCGTACGCAGAAGCGGATGGCGTTCCAGGCCGTCTGCGTGGCCGGCGGTGTGATCGCCGTCTTCGGGCTCCTCGGCCACCAGATCCTCGACTACCTGCATGTTTCCGTGCCCGCCCTGATGATCGCGGGTGGGCTGCTGCTTCTGCTCATCGCGCTCGACCTGCTGACCGGCAAGACGGACGAGCCGACGCAGACCAAGGACGTGAACGTCGCGCTGGTGCCGCTCGGTATGCCGCTGCTCGCCGGGCCCGGTGCGATCGTGTCGGTGATCCTGGCGGTCCAGAAGGCGGACAGCATGGCCACTCAGGTGTCGGTGTGGGTGGCGATCCTCGCGATCCATGTCGTGCTGTGGCTCACGATGCGGTACTCGCTGCTCATCATCCGGCTCATCAAGGACGGCGGAGTGGTGCTCGTGACACGGCTCGCCGGGATGATGCTCTCCGCGATCGCCGTGCAGCAGATCATCAACGGCATCACCCAGGTCGTTCAGGGGGCCTGA
- a CDS encoding suppressor of fused domain protein, with amino-acid sequence MADVLPLVEARLRTALGEPDARAAVTFLGTDRIEVLRFTDGDVVRYATLGMSAQPMADPAAVLADPVKGPRAELVLSVRGGVADTDKVLRPLAVLAASPQVEGVVVAPGASLDVGGPLWPGAPFTSVLVAESGGLVEDLELDAPADPVRFLPLLPMTPNEAAWKRVHGAQALQERWLTGGTDLRDPLRRSVSLD; translated from the coding sequence ATGGCTGATGTTCTTCCGTTGGTGGAGGCCCGTTTGCGCACCGCGCTGGGCGAACCGGACGCGCGCGCCGCGGTCACCTTCCTCGGCACGGACCGTATCGAGGTCCTCCGTTTCACCGACGGCGACGTCGTCCGCTACGCCACGCTCGGCATGTCCGCCCAGCCGATGGCCGACCCCGCCGCGGTGCTCGCCGATCCCGTCAAGGGGCCGCGCGCCGAGCTGGTCCTGTCCGTGCGCGGCGGGGTCGCCGACACCGACAAGGTGCTCCGCCCGCTCGCCGTGCTCGCTGCGTCACCGCAGGTCGAGGGTGTGGTCGTGGCCCCCGGTGCCTCCCTCGACGTGGGCGGGCCGCTGTGGCCCGGCGCCCCCTTCACCTCGGTCCTCGTCGCCGAGTCCGGCGGGCTGGTGGAGGACCTGGAACTGGACGCCCCCGCCGACCCCGTACGTTTCCTGCCCCTCCTCCCGATGACCCCCAACGAGGCCGCCTGGAAGCGCGTCCACGGCGCCCAGGCCCTCCAGGAGCGCTGGCTCACCGGCGGGACGGATCTGCGCGACCCGCTCCGCAGGTCGGTGTCCCTCGACTGA
- a CDS encoding PHP domain-containing protein — MRVDLHCHSTASDGTDTPAGLMCNAAAAGLDVVALTDHDTTRGYGEAIAALPEGLTLVTGAELSCRLDGISMHMLAYLFDPEEPALLAERELVRDDRVPRARGMIAKLNELGVPVTWEQVARIAGEGSVGRPHVATALVELGVVPTVGDAFTERWLADGGRAYVPKHETDPFEAIRLVKGAGGVTVFAHPAAVKRGRTVPESAIAELAAAGLDGIEVDHMDHDPATRARLRGLAKELGLLATGSSDYHGSRKTCALGEYTTDPEVYGEITRRATGAFPVPGTGGN, encoded by the coding sequence GTGCGTGTCGATCTGCACTGCCACTCCACGGCGTCCGACGGTACGGACACCCCGGCCGGGCTGATGTGCAATGCCGCCGCGGCCGGGCTGGACGTCGTCGCGCTGACCGACCACGACACGACCCGGGGGTACGGCGAGGCGATCGCCGCGCTGCCCGAGGGGCTCACGCTGGTCACCGGCGCCGAGCTGTCCTGTCGGTTGGACGGCATCAGCATGCACATGCTGGCCTACCTCTTCGACCCCGAGGAGCCCGCCCTGCTCGCCGAGCGCGAGCTGGTCAGGGACGACCGGGTGCCGCGCGCCCGGGGCATGATCGCCAAGCTGAACGAGCTGGGTGTGCCCGTCACCTGGGAGCAGGTGGCGCGGATCGCCGGTGAGGGTTCCGTGGGCCGGCCGCACGTGGCCACCGCCCTCGTCGAACTGGGCGTCGTACCGACCGTGGGCGACGCCTTCACCGAGCGGTGGCTCGCCGACGGAGGCCGGGCCTACGTCCCGAAGCACGAGACCGACCCCTTCGAGGCCATCCGGCTGGTCAAGGGCGCGGGCGGCGTCACCGTCTTCGCCCACCCGGCCGCCGTCAAACGGGGCCGGACCGTCCCGGAGTCCGCGATCGCCGAGCTGGCCGCCGCCGGGCTCGACGGCATCGAGGTCGACCACATGGACCACGATCCGGCCACCCGGGCACGGCTGCGGGGCCTGGCGAAGGAGCTGGGGCTGCTCGCCACCGGGTCCTCGGACTACCACGGCAGCCGCAAGACCTGCGCACTCGGCGAGTACACCACCGACCCCGAGGTGTACGGCGAGATCACGCGACGGGCCACCGGCGCGTTCCCCGTCCCGGGGACCGGCGGGAACTAG